The genomic interval AGTTTTCTGTGTGGGCTTTTGGGGCTATCAATAGTAAAAGGCCATCGAATTCCAGTCTTGCCGAGGCATACGACTTATTTTGCTCATGGGAATCATGTATCAGTACTTTTTCATGGAtgatatataataatataggTATTAAGCGAATCAGATATTCTATATAAGATATTTAACTGCCTTCAAATTGATGATATCCTGCTATAATATAGAATATGTAATGGTTTCCTGTTGGCTACAATGTATTCTACGCTCTTAACTTCTGCAAGAAAAGGCAGCTGATAATTCGGACTTGATCTGATATAAAGTGTGGGCTGCCCGGAGGTACTTACTTGTaaaaacatttacatttttatatgCATTTATCAGGCTTAGACACGCACCTTGTTCTATAGAGCGTGGTAATATACTTAATTTCATGGgtattaaacaaattaattgcgTGGATGCAGTTTCGCAATTCTTGGCTCGTAAATCATGGCCCAAATGGGAAAGATctcagctgctgctgatttATGGAGCCTGTTCTTGGGGCCAATGAACTGCTCTCTTGCCTCGCATTTGAATGCAACAATGGAAAAACCAAATCTAAATTGCTAAATTATGCGAGCTTAGCTACTGAGATCGCCTCCCCCTCgcaatttttccatttttttttacgCATGCGCGGCACAATTCTGGGCTTCATTGGATTTATCCATTGCGGTCTGCGCTAAATTGATTTGAATTTTCCGCCGCATTTTCCTCTCTCTCATTTTTTTTGGTCACAAATAAATGCTGGTGGCATGCCGGTTTGCCCCCTCAAAGCTTCCAAGTTTCTGCGTCGCATGTGGGCGTTTTATTTCTGCTAAATTGGCAAACCGCATCGCACGGATCGTACGACTATATAGTCGGCGTGTGGGCGATATGTGTATCTGCGTGTCTGCATCAGCGGGGTTGTGTTGGCACTTGTTTTCCTTTATGTAATTTCTttgcaaattattttcttAATACCCAACTTGGGCCTAATTCAATTTGTGGTTTCTTCGACCCAAACGAAATGTTCCCAGCGGAATGCCTTTTGGAATGCGGAACGATGATAGCCGTAGTTATGGCGGGTTAACCACAAATTCAAATTTCTAAGTGCATAAGTAGTAAAGTGGTTAGGTTCTCAGAGGAATGTGGGAACCCTAGAATGCGAATGCTCAAAGTTCAAAACGAAACAATTGAAGAAAGAATGCGAAAATGCATCCTGAAGCGGCTTTGAACAGCATATACACTTTTTAATATGGTGTACTTCAAGTTTATATAGCTTTTTAAATGGCAATTCTGATTAAACTGTATCGAATcctatttaattcaatttcatACACTCATGCTTCTACTTCTACTTTAATGCATTTCATTCAGAAATGATTTTGTTACGCTTCGTACTAAGCTTAGTGCTCCTCATAAATACCACAAATTGTTCTTTTCTAAAGGGTAAATCCATTCAAACCACTCATTACTGTTTATGAATATTAAATCTCTTAGGTTGCAATTATGGTGGATCCTGCGTGGATGAGAAATGGCGAAACGACACTCATTGGAATATCATTTGCATGGAATGGATGGAACTTGACGAAGGTGACATTGTTACCTGTCCAAAACCCTGGAAATGCTGCCATACTACGCAATACGAAAAGAAGATTCCGTATCCAAAACACTAACCGTGAAGCCCTAAACTCAAATTCAGCTACAATAAATGTGAAACTGGTTTCTCATTTTATgggccaataaaataaataaagtcaAAACAAAAGGGCACGCGCTTCTCTTGTTCTTCAGTAAAACAAAGGCTATTCACAAAAGATTATTCAAAAACGTGCCTGCGAATTAGTTAGAAATGTAAAAGTGGCACACCAAATAGTAGAGAAAACTATCTTTAAAAAAGTAGAATAAATGGTATATTTCATTGTTAACTAAAAATTTGCAATTataaaattctttaataaaatgctggtttaaaaataaaatgaaaaaagtgAACCTCTTAATTGTAGGTCTATTTAAAAGTATGatttttcgaaatatttatatacaattGTGGTAAAAGTAATCTTCTGTTTGGCAGGGCAGGTCAGGATTTTTCTAAATGGGCTTTTGCCACATCGATTGGACAGCTCAGGGTTAAGTGGAGAAACCACTGACCCAGCgaggggtggtggtggtggaggcgGGGGGATAACACTCCCGCCGAGCTCCAATAGAAAAATGCGTATTCATTACAATTGATTGACAGACGAACTGGACGCGGACCCAGACCAAATCAATTCATGCCTGAAGTGAGCGCCCAACGGACCATGGaccatttaccatttaccattggccaccaaagaaaaaaaagccAAGCACCACTGACCACCAATGCGACCACAATCGACAGCTTTTTGCAGCCTCAATTAGATTTCAGCAAAAAAAGAGCCAGAATAGAGCTCACACTTGGCTTAAAACTTGTATCTTTCAGATACAATTTTACATATCTCAAGCTtaaaattccaaaaaaaagATATGGTATTGGTATTGCTAAAATATGTTGTTACTTTTTAATAATAGCAATAACTGAGTTATTACTCAGCCTTATATATTTcacttaaatatatttaaaatatttctccGAGTGCACTAGAGATGATTCTTCAGTTATATGAAACATTATCTTTCCAGCACGGCGGTTTTTCATTGTTCAAAGTtagagcaaaatatttttacagtAAATTGCTTTGACTTTGAATTtggttttgtttatgtttaattgCTTTTATCATAAATTCTgcattgtgttttaaatttggtCGTTTTGAAGGGCTTTGTTTCGATAAAACATTTTCAAGTTCACTGCGTGGGTAGAAAGTgttgtgttaaatatttttttcagatTGGTAGTTTATTTTCGCCTTTTGTTGTTAACAATTTGCGTGGGTCATGGTTGGCTTTGTTGTTATGTTGATGTGTGGATAGTGTTTGTCAtcgttggttttttttttaatgagtCAGCTTCCCGGCAGTCGGAAGTGAATCGAATCGAAGCGATCTATAATTACACCGGTATTCCTGTGCACTCAAATTTGCATTATTCTGATGAAAAAGTGGGTATGTAAAGGTATACATGTTTTCTTTTGAAAAAGATGacaaaataaaggaaaacaaattCGGGAAGTGAAAGGTGCTGCTGGAGCAACAATATGAtaaaacaaacgaaaacaaatcaaattaagcGCGAAATTGGATGTTTCTTCTTTATTCGCTTCTCGTTGCTAGCAGTTAAATGCGTTAACGTTTTCATTTAACCCTCTTTTTTCGAAAGGCTTGTCCAGCGAATTGTTAAGTAAACCCAGAAACGAACTGCTAAATGTGTCATAAAACCGCGAGAGCTGTCCGCTTAAATGAGTCGCAAACAAATCGGCGACCATAAATAACCCAAATGGCCGCTCGAATGGCAAATTTCGTGAGATTCTGCACTTTGATGCGCTCACTGGCAGTTCGTGAAAACGTGAGCTGAGTTCGACTGAGAAGAGTTACCTAAGCGTAGCCTGCgggaaaatccaaaaaaaaaaattaaagaaaaacaaggaaaaacgaaaaagtTGGGCAGGAAAAACGAGGCGTTGCCAACTGGCCAGCGGAAAAATCTATGGACCACTGCGCTTAGGGCTGAGCTCACTTTTCAGGGAAAACCTCATGACAAACACAAGAAAAGAAGGTTTAACTTTGTTAACCATTATTTATAGGTATATcagaaaataatataatataatataagcttaagtttcaatttattttaataatacgGGAAGGGTTTCTGtaattgaaatattaaatagatatctcaGAGAACTATTCCTAACTCAATTAAATGTTCCTCAAACCATAAGTATCTAGAAATATAATTACCAATAGAGCTATAGATTGTCTTTCGAATAAGAGCATGGTTCTTTGCTCCCCTTTACAACACCATTTTAAGCACCTTTTCTGCAATAATTTCCAGTTTCTACAAGTGTTAAACCTGAACTCTCTACTTCTCTGCACTCACTTCAAACTCATATGTCTTTTCTTTTATCTACCATTTAGCATTGACCCACATTCCTGGAAAGGCGGCAAAAGACAAAAAGTTCAGGCCATATGGGGTCATATGTATAAGGCAGCATCTTGAGTTGGATCGTTGAGTGAAATGTCACCATTAGTCAAAACCGAATCAAATGAATATGGCGGCGgtaaatgaatatttatggCACTTCCAAGTTGTGCGACACATGCAAATTCGAATGTGTGTCAAGCAGGCCGGAAATttgccaacacacacacagatataAAATCACCCAATGCGAATAAATCAAATGCCACTTCCGCTGCAACGTGGGCAGTAAggcaatataatttttatagtGCCTCAGAGCAGAATTCGAGTCAAATGAAAAGTGACAATTTCATTGTGGAAGAGACGTCGAGTATCGAGTCAATGCCGCGCCGGGTATTTCGTACTTGTGAacaatttttccatttttgattttttttttttgcaatttcaatttcggGGGAAGCCCACGCACGAATGTCTCGGGCCCAGACAAGTTGGCCACCAGTCGTCTGTCGGCTGGCTAACTCATTCATTTCCAATACGCCCCAGCTGCAACACACTCACAGCTGATTCATTCACTCGATCACTCCGTTTACGTTCCCATTCATaagacatttttttttttgacaaacAGTTTTTTGGAGTCTCTGGTGCTTTTGTGGGTCGTCGCATTCATCGTGGTCGTATCGAATGCAGCGGTTTTAGCCATGGTCCAGAGATCGCTGACCATAATTGGCAGCGACCATCGATCGATCAGTCGCACTCACTAATGCGGGCTTGTAGGCTGCATTTAGCATTTAGCATTAGGCCAGCCAATGGATTTGAGTTCCCAAAGATTTAGTGCATCGCCTTCGCTGCGGTTTATATGGCCAAGTAGGAGTTGGGCAATTTGTTTGGCTATAATTGCCAGCATTATGCGGGTTCGAGGTGGGAGTGAAAAACAGGTGATAAGAGCTAATAAATCTTggatttacatttttatggACTCTTAAGCTTTCGGTTCTGAAAACATTGATGTGTGAGTGATACTATAATAgcatagatagatatatagatactATATAGCAGATTTTTTGGATTGCAAATTTCAAAAGTCCGCTTTCTTTGCTTGCTAATGAAAATAAACTATTAGCATAAGGAGCATTTAATTCCATTTATTAAACAATCAAAAAACTCTTAGTTTCACATTCCGTTCCACAATATCCATAAACCACTGATATCTGCAATCAAAGATCTTTTTTAAACGCATTTCATAGAGAAAACCAAAACATTCCAAATAGATACAAAGGCAAGTCATCGCttaaaaattcatttcaatCGATTCAGATTAACTTTCCATCAACAAAAGACCAACACACTAATCCGACCTTGGAGCATTAGTCTTATGCATAATCGGTGGGTCTAAAATGCATAATTATGCAGATGAAATATCATCTGCCCAAAAATCTCTTCGTATATCTGACTAACTAGTCGGTCGGCTTTGGACTTGTATTGCCCCTTTGGGGTTAATAATTAGactgaaattaattaaatgaaattaagtggctagttttgaatttgaatttctttaaagttagaaaaaaagaaaccaaacaAGCCGCCCATATTAATTACGCATTTTCATCGAAAACGTATTAATTTAGTGAACATGATGACAGTAGAAGAATAACAAACTTGCAACATACAAAtagtaaatatattaatatatttgttaGCTTAACTCTAGAACTCTTTTTGGGTCTTTTGTTTGGCAATAAATCTGCAAAAATTTGCTTTGCTAATGATATGTCTAAACATACATTTTAGATGCTATCTTAATAGTTTATAAACGTTGCTAATGTGCTAAAAtcatttttgtttatggtaaaTTCGCAATAATGtgagaaaaaaaagagaagttAGGATATTAAAAATTACTATTTAAACATAACAAATATGAAAGTATCGAAGAAGCTTGCGGGCATTAGCTTTTTCTCATTAATACATAAACTTTTTGTAATATAAAACCAATAACAATCTCATTAATATGCTAATAGTCATCTATATTATTATACTTATATCTATCTATTTAACTTTAAGTGCCCCCTTGGCATGGGTCTTCTATTTTGCGTCTATCACCATAATTTGTAAAAACAATATTTCTGTTTTGGTTGTCAAACATTGTTGGCGACATTAGCACATCATTAGCGATATATGTTGCTACTTCTGGCCaaagttttgtgttttttttctgtCATTTCTGGTTTTGGCTACTGATCTAAGATCCTCCTTCTGGCCAACATTGGTCCATTATGCTAATGGGCCACAAGCGACTTGCAGAagtgtataaaaaaaattataaaatatttctctCAACTGGAATCGGCatacatttgcataaattagcCAACTGGGAAcctttcatatatatatatccccCTCCAGGAATTGACAAGTTTTCAGCATTTGTCTGGCGCGTTACGCGACGCCATCGATGGTAATCTGCCACAAAGACCGCGAAGGCAGCATACCAAATGAGGATGGCCATCACGTGTGGGCGCCACATGGAGTGGATGCCACACACTGGACATAAAAATTAGtcaaaaaatcagaaaataaCAAGGATTTAGTAATTCCATTTACCATACAAAATATTCTAGAACTTAAATGTCCTATTTTTGACAGTTGTACgctttattataattttaaagcatTTACATAACAAATTGATACTTAGGGCTTAAGTCTGCTCTATTCTTATAAcctttttctctctgtgcatcACAACACATACCCTATTTGTATCTTTCTCCTTTACTGGTGTTTTTAATGTGTGTAAGATTTAATTTCCCCCTTCGATCGACTGCCGTTTATTGTGGCGTTTAAGGCACTTTCTCAGCTTCGTTCTGAAGATCATTAATCAAATTTTTCTCTGGGCGGGGCTGGTAAATATTTTGACCAATATTTGTACcagttttattgttttttgttatttctcgttcggcttttgtttttgtagttttctgaatttttaatttgctgTAAATAGAGCGTGTGATTGGCCGCGCCGTCGATGTCCGACTTGATTTCAActttttttctttagtttttgtATCTCAAAATAGAGTTTTTAATGCcttttgattgattgatttcgctttttatttgtaagaaTCGAAAAGAATCAGCACGCTTAGTGCTTTTTATGTGAAATCAATCCCTAAGATAAAATATTCGGTTACACTTTCGTAATTGTTTGATTGACAgattgaattgaatttttaaagataCTGCCAATGTTGTAAATGAATCATCAATTGGTGGTTGAACAGATGGGCCGCTGGTCAGAGATCATGGAACTTCAAACGTATTATTGAGCTAAAATGTAATTCCCTCTAATAACTGACCTTGCCAACAAACAACCCAATAATTACACGGTTAACTCGTCTGTAAAAATCTGAAATATTAGCTGCCCATAGTTATAATACCCCCATGATTAATGGAGCAGCATCTATGGATCACTTGAATCACTTCAAATGACACTGAAACTCAACCAAACCCAACCGAATAAACCTCAGATTATCGGCGAACATGAGCACTAAGTGCGCTAAAAAGAAGATCTAATAGCTCAACTTACGACCAACATCGAGTGGTTATAGTTACCCAATCGCAGTCTCAGGTGTTCCGTTTGTCAATGGATGACAAAACCAGTGTAAAACCCCATGTAAGTCCGATACTTGGGCAATTTGCCACGCTCTTTAGAGTGTATCAAAttcaagaaaaaaaaaataataatccaCCAACAAATTGCCTCCAAAAACGTGATCGAGCTGACATTGAAATGTTGTTTTGCTGGCAAACTGGCATGGAAAACTTAATAGCTTCGCCACACATATCGCCCTATGAAATCAGCTATTCTATAATGAACCAAACTGAATTGGACTGTCAGGCGTATTTAAAGTGAAAAGAACGGAACGCTTCAATTGATAATGAAACTACACAATTAAGAGTTCAACTGATTTAACCCCACCGAAAATTGAAAAGTCTCGCTTCAATTGAATTCGTTTTTTTCGAACAGCTGAAAATCGGGCACAATCTTATAAGTTAGGTGTATACATATTTTTCTAGTTATAACCACAAGATGACATAAGACTCGAAAGTATTTGGCACTTATTGTTCTTCACTTTGTTTGTAAATCGTTTGACCGACAGGTTAATAAATCAAAACCACAATTCCAACTTTTAACATGGCTATAAATGCTCCGTTATGAACTGATCTTAGCTCTCAAGATCATAGACAAGAAATGGCAATGTTTTCTTATATAAGATATCTATCGAAACCGTAAATCAGTTGCTTAAAAAAAGAAGCACATGATAATGTTTGGAAATAGAATTTAATAGATAATTTACTGGGGAACATATAAAATGAATgtttcaataaaaaaattggGTGTGTGCCTTGAGTCAATGGGTATCTGATTGATGACTGATCGTATGCTGAAGTTCTATAAATTATAAAGAACCCACACATTTTTCACCGCTTCTGTGCGCAATTCCATTGACATAAGAATCCAATCAATTTCCTGTCCAAAactttctatatatatacgatGCTGCTTAACGATTGGAACTTTATAATTAGAAGCTTTAAGAGAAGTCCGATCGGCTCATCAAAAGTTGTACCCAGCCACCGGATAAAGTGTTTACGATGTCTTCTTGGCCATGGCTCTTGAGATTGAAACGTCTCTTAATTGCATGTTAATTGCTCTAACCACCAGAAGAAAGAGCCAAGAACTTGCAGATCGACGGAAGATTCTGACACAGACACAGTCTACGAAGAAGTCACTGGGGATTGTTATGTATTTtcttcagttcagttcagttgtattcttttcttttctgttcTTTTCAGTAGTTCTGTGTAAACTGGACTGCAGGTTCGGGCTAAAACAGTTGCACTCATTTGTTGGCCCAGTCGTTCTGGCTGCTCTTGATCTTTCGTTGTGGTTCTTCAGTTCTTCTGTTCTCCAGTTCTCCAGTTGCCCAGCTTTCGAGTTCTCAAGTTGCCGAGTGCAAGTAAGTACCCACTTGTGCCCGTACCCCGCTGTCTTCTTGGCCCCAGCCTCTGGTGAAACAGAGACAAAGACAAGTTTTTCAAGTTTTCCGACGACGGGGGCACATGAAGTCATTCAAGTGGAAGCAAAAGCAACGAACTGGACGGTAGTCGTGGACAGGCGAAAGGCTTGTGGTCTCTGGTCTTCGGTCTCTTGTCTTTTCTACTCCGTGCTGTCATTCGCACTTGAAGATCAAGTGATATATGTCTGGCTGTCTGCCTATATGCGACGTATGTGAGTATGTACCAAGTAGAATCACTGGCAGTCGTATATTTACACGGTATCAGGCAAAGTCTATGGGGAGCCAATAAGTTTCGATTAGATAAGAATCGGGTACTTGACGCACTCGCAGTCTCAGTCTTCTGTCTTCTGTCTGCTGTAAGGTGTTGTATGTGTCGCTGCTATTCAGATGTTCAGTTGGTGTAAGTGAGCAAGTTATAGACCACTTCACGTCACAGGCATTGGGAAAATGTGAAGTGCTCTAAATGCTACAATAAGTTGACTAACAGTGTTCTAAAGTGGTAAGAAAAAGGGGTCAAAGGGGTGTATTAAGTATagcaaatgtaaatattttggaTATTCCACTTGTAAGTTTAGAATTTAAAACTCTCTGTTATAGGATTATAATAAGATACTAAAAGCCCAAAGAAGTATGATAATATCCACAGTCACCAGCTCGAGCACTAAACTTAATGGCCAATGAAGTTTCATACTTCTAAGAACTTGGGGTTAGTAA from Drosophila mauritiana strain mau12 chromosome 3L, ASM438214v1, whole genome shotgun sequence carries:
- the LOC117141440 gene encoding uncharacterized protein LOC117141440; the encoded protein is MILLRFVLSLVLLINTTNCSFLKGCNYGGSCVDEKWRNDTHWNIICMEWMELDEGDIVTCPKPWKCCHTTQYEKKIPYPKH